In one window of Methanobrevibacter millerae DNA:
- the hypB gene encoding hydrogenase nickel incorporation protein HypB: MHQVADVEVAKNIMDANKKLAFRNKKNLEEKGIYCIDFVGAIGSGKTTLVEEIIDNTDYKIGVLAGDVISKFDAGRIEKHNVPVVGLNTGKECHLDAHLVGHGIEDLPLDDLDMLIIENVGNLICPVDFDLGSHLRMVVVSVTEGDDTVEKHPLIFQTSDVAIINKVDLADAVGADADKMVEDAKKLNPYIKVIKSSLKTGEGLQEIIDTIEEFKN; this comes from the coding sequence ATGCATCAAGTAGCAGACGTAGAAGTAGCAAAAAATATTATGGACGCTAACAAAAAATTAGCTTTCAGAAACAAGAAAAATCTTGAAGAAAAAGGAATCTACTGTATTGATTTTGTCGGAGCAATAGGATCAGGCAAAACAACACTTGTAGAGGAAATCATTGACAATACCGATTATAAAATTGGTGTATTGGCAGGAGATGTCATCTCCAAGTTCGACGCAGGAAGAATTGAAAAGCATAACGTTCCTGTTGTAGGCTTAAACACAGGCAAGGAATGTCACTTGGATGCTCATCTTGTAGGACACGGAATCGAGGACTTGCCATTGGACGATTTGGACATGCTCATCATTGAAAATGTCGGAAATCTCATCTGTCCTGTGGACTTTGACTTGGGTTCCCATTTGAGAATGGTTGTCGTAAGCGTTACCGAAGGTGACGATACTGTCGAAAAGCACCCATTGATATTCCAGACTTCCGATGTTGCAATCATTAATAAAGTAGATCTGGCTGATGCCGTAGGGGCTGACGCCGACAAGATGGTTGAAGATGCCAAGAAATTGAATCCATACATTAAAGTAATCAAATCAAGTCTTAAAACCGGTGAAGGATTACAAGAAATTATTGATACAATTGAAGAATTTAAAAACTAA
- the hypA gene encoding hydrogenase maturation nickel metallochaperone HypA yields MHELSMAQGIINAVLETAESNNATDVNEVTIEIGRLAMINPEQLEFILGVLVENTIIQDAKIVIEDIPAEIECYDCKFHGNAVIDEKDHYAPLVKCPECDSLSVEILNGKDIVVKNIVIEKPDDN; encoded by the coding sequence ATGCATGAATTATCGATGGCTCAAGGAATAATTAATGCAGTTCTCGAGACTGCTGAAAGTAATAACGCAACGGATGTCAATGAAGTAACTATTGAAATTGGAAGACTCGCCATGATTAACCCTGAACAGCTGGAGTTCATATTGGGTGTTCTGGTTGAAAATACTATTATTCAAGATGCTAAAATAGTAATAGAGGATATTCCTGCTGAAATTGAATGTTATGACTGTAAATTTCATGGAAATGCAGTAATTGACGAAAAAGATCATTATGCGCCTCTGGTTAAATGTCCTGAGTGCGACAGTTTATCCGTTGAAATTTTAAACGGTAAGGACATCGTTGTTAAGAATATCGTTATTGAAAAGCCGGATGATAATTAA